GCAGGCAACTGGTGCAGATGCGGGTCAGTGAGATGCAGCGCTTGCGGCGATTGGTCGATCCGGATCTGATTGCGATGAAGCAACGCCATATAGCTCAGCTATCTGACGACCTGAAGCAGTTGGATAAAGCTATTGCCGAGCAGCTTGAGGGGCAGCCTGGCTGGAAGAATATCGGCGCGCTCAAAGGCGTCGGCCCCATCCTGATCAGCACACTGGCCTGCGAGTTGCCCGAACTGGGCAGCTTGGGAAGCAAAGCCATAGCATCGCTGGTGGGGTTGGCCCCGATGAACCGCGAAAGTGGCACCTGGCAGGGCCAACGGCGGATCAGTGGTGGGCGCGCGGTGGTACGCGAAGCCCTTTACATGGCGGCCCTGACGGCCATCCGGTACGAGCCAAGGCTGCGCGCGTTTTACGCTGGCCTGAAGGCCAAGGGCAAAGCGAGCAAGGTGGCGCTCGTGGCGGTCATGCGCAAAATGCTGGTGATCCTCAACGCCCGTAAGCGAGACGCCGAGGTGGCCCTCGGCTGCCCCTGACAAGACAGTTGCTACTGCCATGAACACCCCACCCAAGAACGTCCATCTCGCAACATC
The sequence above is drawn from the Brachyspira hampsonii genome and encodes:
- a CDS encoding IS110-like element ISStma6 family transposase, translating into MFGIGIDVSKATLDVAVHGEQFRQFSNDKRGFVRLIRWLKTWPIKQVVLEASGGYERAALDVLHAAGLPMVRINPARARRFAQGTGRAAKTDRLDATVLAQMAHLLPLTRYVPPAPWQQRLAEFAQCRRQLVQMRVSEMQRLRRLVDPDLIAMKQRHIAQLSDDLKQLDKAIAEQLEGQPGWKNIGALKGVGPILISTLACELPELGSLGSKAIASLVGLAPMNRESGTWQGQRRISGGRAVVREALYMAALTAIRYEPRLRAFYAGLKAKGKASKVALVAVMRKMLVILNARKRDAEVALGCP